Within the Anas acuta chromosome 6, bAnaAcu1.1, whole genome shotgun sequence genome, the region TTGGATGCTAAAGCTGGATAAAGATTTATTGCTCAGCTAAAGCTTAGTACTGCTATTGATGTCACTTGAATTGTGTCTGTGGCTTACAAAGTCAGACAGTCTTATTAATACCTTAACATTCCTAATAAATAGTAAAATGGACCAAAACCTGGCTGACAGACATTCGGTCCAGCAGTAGCGCAAGTATGTCTTTTTGGCAATTAAATGGCATCAAGCAGTAGCTCAGAAGTGCTAAGTATGGAGCCTTACATTTTATTATCCCTGCTCATTCCCAGGGGAACTGAGTCCTGCCTGTGAAACTTCCAGGGGCTGGCCAGGTTTTGACGGTTAAGATGCTTTCAGATGCTTACCAGGGCAGCAAATAGTTTCCATCTGATGTTCATCCTTGCTGATTTAATTCAATCAGGCGACCAGCAAATACAGCTAACGTTCCAATAATACAGACTAGCATAAATATACCAAGGAGAAGATGATCGATCACCATTGCAACAAACTTCCACTCTTCTGCAGcctgaggaagaaagaaaggagatatTAAAATCTGTAGAACCATATCTGCTGTGGGCATTTTTGTAGTTTACTATCTTGAACAATGGAAGGGCTCTTCAGTAAGATCCACTAGTATgcaaaaaatactcattttctttgcaaaagcaGCTCAGTGGTTCAGAAAGCCTAAGCTGTCTAGAAATGCAAGTTTCAAGActaaattattaaaacaatttggtgaacaatttcattttaaaaatgctggaaaGCCTAATTTTTAGTCAAATAGTTGCTTTTGAAAGAATACTTAAAAAGTAGGAAGCTAAACAATTAGTTCAACCCAactggcttttgttttcctattgcCTTGTCATTCTAATGGGATGCCTAAGCAATTATTCATTAGTTTAGCTCCAGCCTGCTTCCCATGCCTACAATGCACTCTAAGGCCTGGGACAgccttctctgcagctcccttaGTCTTTTTCCCAGTCACAGATCATGGCACAAACCAGCAAAGAGCAGAGGGCAAGGCATGGAGCACAGCAGGACTGGGGGCTTGGCCTTCCCACCCTGAAACTCTGCCCTATGACCGAGGTGCCCTGGCCTAAGGCACACTCTCCTTTTGCCTCTGGTGCACCACAAGTAGAAGGGGCTGCTGGAACTCATCCAGAGGAGGACTCTGTTATCAATACTGCTTCGAGGTGGTTCATAAGTAAACGCCATGATGTGACAAGCCTCCAGGAGCTACAGCCTGCAGTTTATTTTTGGAATTTGACTTTTGAAACCCTCTGGAAGTGGTGCCTAGATGACACAAACAGCTGGGCTCCACTTCCGAAGGGAGCACTTGCCAGTAACTGGAGACCCTCCTTGTAAGTACAGGAGGAAGCAGAGCCCAGAGGCACTGAAACCATGCCAGCCCTGCTGAAGGTAGCACTTTATCTGCCGAGGAGCCATTGGGAACACGAGACTGCAACCGGAGCCATCTCACACGCTCCTGGAATGTGGTCACAGGAACAAACACTGGGGTGTAAATTCTGCCCGAGTGGAGGAGAGGCCAAATTATTGTCCCCGAGAAGCCCCTCCCCATCTGCAGGTTAGCTGTCACCACTAGACATGAACTTCTCAGCAGGAAGCAGCTGATCATTTAGTAAGGTGAGAGACTGGTACTGAGTTACCTGTTCAAAAGCTGTGTGAGCTgcaaaaattgaaatgaaagagGGGTTAATTGCATTGAACATGCTAGGAGGAGGCAGAGCTAGGTTTTCCTGGGGAACGCTGCCATATGTGACTCTACACGCAGTTATCCTTCCTTTGGCTTGTAATGTGGAAAAAGACAGTAATCAGAGTAGCTCATGACGTGTTTCTCTTGCAGGGACTACTTGTAGCATTCATGGATCAACAAAAAACCTTATCAAAATGGGAATTATCACTTTGAAGTCACATTGGCTTCTCAAAACTACATCTGAATTCTGCAGTTAGGCTTGCTTCCTGGCTTTTTAAGATTTCCTACCACAGGGGGAAGATGCCCAAGCCAGGGACAGGAGGAATGGTTCTTGGAATTGCTTACACTTCTGGAATCTGTGTTGCTACTCACACTCCAGCTCTGTAGCTTCACATACCACATTAAGAAAACCATAGCActgctacttttttttgtttgttttaactgagGTTCGGTTGCCATCTGTGACTATTATCTGTCACTCCTCAATGAGTGAATCAAGGGCAGAAGACTGTCCCCCGATAAAGCCAAATCAGGGattggagtgtttttttttttttttttttttttttttttgtgagtcaTGGATATTTTGCCAAAAAATGAGATGTAGGAGTATGAAAGTAAGAAATGAATCATGCACAAAGAATGCCTTACATTACTGGATTCTTGGTCCGATTTCATCGTTTCAGCAATGTATTTGATTCCCTCTATAGCATTTTTCACATCTGGATTTTTGGTAAGTGGGGAGTAGAAGTTGACAGGCATAGGACCTGGCTTCccagaaatttcagaaatatcaaTATCTTCTGCAAAAATCCTTTTGTCTGGTTTATCCCTGGATGGTCGTTTCATTGTAGAGAAAAACATGATGTTTGGTATTGTATCAATGAAGATCTGAAAACAAAGAGGCAGAAGAGGAACATTTCTGTTTGGAGGGGCTGCTTTGCAGATGCAGCTCTACAATAAACAAAGGCGAGCTGCTCAGGTCCCAGATAACTTCCCGTCCTGGGCTCAGTAGAAATTCCGCTTTGGAGTATGTCACGCCACATGCTGCATTCATATTGTATCTGTGTCATCCACAGGCCCGTCACACGCTTTCTGGAAGTGATTTTGCATGGCTGTGTAGCCAGAAGAGGGTCTCCTGGCTACTTATGCCTGACTATTCCAACTGTTTGTTATTACAAGCCTTATAGGCACGTGTAATTTCCTTTGGTGTAAGGGGGCCTTGCTTCCAGATCAGTTTTAAGCACACACAGTGTTTGTTATTTGAAATCTctcttctgcagcattttttgtGCTGCAGAACAAATCTGATGTAAGCTGTAGCCTTAAAAGGAAATCGGCAGAGCAACCTCCTGTTCATGTCATGGCTTAATATGAACCTAGGCAGGCTTATAAAAGATAAGAATAACTGGCTGGGTCCCCTTTGGTGCTGTCTGCCTGGCAAAGGGCTTGCAGTAATGGACACCCGATTATTTCTACAGCTCATGGTCACCATATAGGCCAGTGTGAAAACATCTTCCTTCCCAACTACTGGAAAAGTACAGAGGAGACCTTGGCTCTTGCTAAGCCGTCTtttgcagaacagaaagcagagcacagctATCCCTGGCAACCTTTGTGCTCCCAGTTCACATGATCTGATGGGGCTGGCCCTGGGCaggcagaaatagaaaattagaCTAATAACATCCCTCAAGCCCAGTTGGCCAGCTTTCTTCTCCCTGTACCCTAGCTGCCCATGCTTTGCCTCGTCCATTCCCTTCAGGACTTTACCCAGCGGGCAATTCTGTTACGTAAAGGAGAAACTTGGCAGTCTCATTGCCTTTACGCACAACTAAGTAGGAAACGCTGGCTCTTGTGCCTGGAGAGATCTAACACTATGCATCTACTTCCCTGATTCATGCTGACTTGTAGGAGAAAAtccaccaaaaccaaaccaaaccaaaaaaatccaacacaacacacacacaatgctCTGTGGAAACCACAAAACATGCAAAAGCATCGAACTCACCTTCCTGACCCAGTGCGGCATGGTGTGAGTGCTTGGGGAGCGGTGGTGGGTGTTGATGACGATAACTGTAATGATGATTGAAGCGATGACAAACACCATGGTAAACAGCATGTATTTGCCTATCAGAGGCACTGCGCTGGAGGTGGAGGGAATCAGCTCCACAATGACCAGAAggaacacagtcagagacagcAAGACAGAGATGCTGAGAGTCATTTTCTCACCTGCCAtgccaaaacacaaaaccaaactaattataataaaaaaccACTGCTGTTCATATAATTCAGAACTGAGCCTGTCAATTTGAGAAGTTCAGATGTGAATGATGGCTACCCACACACATGCATTTTCACGCACCTGGAACGCTATCTGCACTCCCAGCACCCAAAGTGGTAATGCTGCTGGCCAAACCCGACTGCCCCATACAGCCCCAGGCCCAGCAGTACAATGGAAGTCACCAGACATGACTAGGCTGAGGTACAGGTGGTGGGTATGGAAAGCTTGCTTGCCAGGAGCACTTTATGAGCTGTGGGATTTGAATGATGAAATGCCTGCTCCAGAGCCTCCTGGGGTCCACCTGCCTCAGCACAGCATGAGCCTGCCAGAGAGCAAGtgagcagacaaaaaaaaaaaatcacatctggCACCAGAGGTCAGCTGCTATGGGGGACATTTCAGTACTTAGGATGTCAGAACTGAACCACAAATCATGATTCACACAGCTTTTTTCTATCCACTTCAACTTTCTGTAAAGTTGTCCACCCAAAGAACTTGTGTTGGAAGTCTTTCATAGGATGGTCTCTGAAATTAAGTGGTATGAGAAGCTGGGCAAGGCAGAACGAACAAAGCATGAGACATGGTAGCAGGGAAAAAGAGCTTTcgtcagcagagctgctcagcagagacaaagcaggCCAGAAGAGGCCAGAATTACTCTGTGTCAAACAAGCCAACGTGTGCACACAGATGGCAAGgtggctgctccagcacagtGCAGAGGGGCCTCAGGCCCCCCGCTTCCTCACATGCTGTGCGATGTACAACCATACTAAAAGCCTGAGTGACAGAATAAGAAAATCGGCTATCCAAATCATTGTTTTGCAGAAGTTAATTAACTGGACAGTTAATCAGTGTTTTCCATGGGAAATCAGCCTAATTTGCCCTTATTAATAGTTTCAGCTTTCAGAGCTTACCTTTTATTTGCAGAACGTTTAGACTTGTTATTTTGAGCTAAAACATCTGTTTAGCAAGCACTACCCCTTAGGTTGGGTGGTAGCTTCAGATGCTCAGAATTTCTCCAAAACTAGTTAGAAGAGCAATTTCTATGGCAGTAGAATGAATAAATTCACATACCTGAATCTGTGGGCAGATAAAAAACCAACCCagttaaaaatgagaaaagcaggCAGGGAATGATGACATTGACGATGAAGTAGAGTGGCAGACGCTGCATGAGGAAGTGGTATGTGATGTCCAGGTAGGGTGTGTCAGGGCAGCAAGCGTAGTAAACCCAGTGCTTCCAGCCCCGGTAGTCTTTCATCACCCACTCACCACTCTCCATGAAGTTACTCAGGTCAGGACGATCGCTCtcctgacagaaaataaataatagaaatagaGTATTAGATGTTCTGAACAAAACCCAACTTGGCAGTCACTCAGGAACAGAATTTCTAATAAGTCAGGCACTTTATGCATCTTTGTAAGCAAAGCAACCACTCTTAATTTATGTGATTTTGCCTTAGAACATCATCCTTTGCACAGAGTTCAActgaatgttttaaagaaagaatcAGGGACAGTCCACTGAAGGGAAATTTGGGGAGGACATGGGAAATAAGCACACTTGGAATTTGATAAGTCAAACTGGACAATTTTAGTGATCAATCTACAAATGGGGCTTCTGTATTATACAGGTAGTGTATGCTTGTTTTTCAGTCAGTTATTTCCATTCTAAACCTGAGATTTCTCTACGAAAGTACCCAGGTCTTTATTGCTTTTCCCAGTTACCAAACTGTTGCTTACCGGGTTAATAACCACCACCGTACCATCATATGTCCAAGTTCCCAGCTTCATGCTGCAGTTCTG harbors:
- the CHRNA1 gene encoding acetylcholine receptor subunit alpha isoform X3, coding for MEVRRVLLLVFSAAGLALCYEHETRLVEDLFRDYNKVVRPVEDHRDAVVVTVGLQLIQLINVDEVNQIVTTNVRLKQQWTDVNLKWNPEDYGGVKQIRIPSDDIWRPDLVLYNNADGDFAIVKYTKVLLEHTGKITWTPPAIFKSYCEIIVTHFPFDQQNCSMKLGTWTYDGTVVVINPESDRPDLSNFMESGEWVMKDYRGWKHWVYYACCPDTPYLDITYHFLMQRLPLYFIVNVIIPCLLFSFLTGLVFYLPTDSGEKMTLSISVLLSLTVFLLVIVELIPSTSSAVPLIGKYMLFTMVFVIASIIITVIVINTHHRSPSTHTMPHWVRKIFIDTIPNIMFFSTMKRPSRDKPDKRIFAEDIDISEISGKPGPMPVNFYSPLTKNPDVKNAIEGIKYIAETMKSDQESSNLTQLLNR
- the CHRNA1 gene encoding acetylcholine receptor subunit alpha isoform X2, coding for MPMAGLALCYEHETRLVEDLFRDYNKVVRPVEDHRDAVVVTVGLQLIQLINVDEVNQIVTTNVRLKQQWTDVNLKWNPEDYGGVKQIRIPSDDIWRPDLVLYNNADGDFAIVKYTKVLLEHTGKITWTPPAIFKSYCEIIVTHFPFDQQNCSMKLGTWTYDGTVVVINPESDRPDLSNFMESGEWVMKDYRGWKHWVYYACCPDTPYLDITYHFLMQRLPLYFIVNVIIPCLLFSFLTGLVFYLPTDSGEKMTLSISVLLSLTVFLLVIVELIPSTSSAVPLIGKYMLFTMVFVIASIIITVIVINTHHRSPSTHTMPHWVRKIFIDTIPNIMFFSTMKRPSRDKPDKRIFAEDIDISEISGKPGPMPVNFYSPLTKNPDVKNAIEGIKYIAETMKSDQESSNAAEEWKFVAMVIDHLLLGIFMLVCIIGTLAVFAGRLIELNQQG
- the CHRNA1 gene encoding acetylcholine receptor subunit alpha isoform X1, which codes for MEVRRVLLLVFSAAGLALCYEHETRLVEDLFRDYNKVVRPVEDHRDAVVVTVGLQLIQLINVDEVNQIVTTNVRLKQQWTDVNLKWNPEDYGGVKQIRIPSDDIWRPDLVLYNNADGDFAIVKYTKVLLEHTGKITWTPPAIFKSYCEIIVTHFPFDQQNCSMKLGTWTYDGTVVVINPESDRPDLSNFMESGEWVMKDYRGWKHWVYYACCPDTPYLDITYHFLMQRLPLYFIVNVIIPCLLFSFLTGLVFYLPTDSGEKMTLSISVLLSLTVFLLVIVELIPSTSSAVPLIGKYMLFTMVFVIASIIITVIVINTHHRSPSTHTMPHWVRKIFIDTIPNIMFFSTMKRPSRDKPDKRIFAEDIDISEISGKPGPMPVNFYSPLTKNPDVKNAIEGIKYIAETMKSDQESSNAAEEWKFVAMVIDHLLLGIFMLVCIIGTLAVFAGRLIELNQQG
- the CHRNA1 gene encoding acetylcholine receptor subunit alpha isoform X4; translated protein: MEVRRVLLLVFSAAGLALCYEHETRLVEDLFRDYNKVVRPVEDHRDAVVVTVGLQLIQLINVDEVNQIVTTNVRLKQQWTDVNLKWNPEDYGGVKQIRIPSDDIWRPDLVLYNNADGDFAIVKYTKVLLEHTGKITWTPPAIFKSYCEIIVTHFPFDQQNCSMKLGTWTYDGTVVVINPESDRPDLSNFMESGEWVMKDYRGWKHWVYYACCPDTPYLDITYHFLMQRLPLYFIVNVIIPCLLFSFLTGLVFYLPTDSGEKMTLSISVLLSLTVFLLVIVELIPSTSSAVPLIGKYMLFTMVFVIASIIITVIVINTHHRSPSTHTMPHWVRKAAEEWKFVAMVIDHLLLGIFMLVCIIGTLAVFAGRLIELNQQG